From Phormidium ambiguum IAM M-71, a single genomic window includes:
- a CDS encoding LysR family transcriptional regulator has protein sequence MEIYQLRVFLEVAKYLSFTEAADALNLTQPAVSAKIRSLEAELKTSLFHRLGRRVELTLVGQYLLDKGPELVNLEARLTQEIEEIKRGKLSSLKVGCISATADHWLPTLLFRYRQQYPQVQTQCVQFNWPDQLHRAITSGEIDVAISDLSFSGFDEISETIIDTIQYSLVVSASHPLVKQSWLSLKELRNQPWVLPPEGFPNRIILDKRLEELGINWSSFSKVEVADSPNLIRTYLLEGYYLSFASNLEFQIEQQTNLLKMMPLEEFALGTPLFLLLPKRFSACLESCHQPSLNKNQELEPIQNFVKLAREGIQPFGKGMTKNVRGDRSIASQTTNSAPNINQSSHPLITRFQSPSFQARSHTAQSATTPTKTLTLTIGIQNHTIQTATAGLIMQRLGLLEHFLPREGRYSGTQYQIQWWNYSSGAPIVEGLHSKQIDIGVLGDYPLLLSAVQQNIETLAETRLISFVASNPDGAGNDVIVPHRSLLNSFEDLKGRVIAVPFSSAAHGMMMRSLYRKQLLDDVRLTSIDTLNPHSANKRTHLVDGYAYFAPFHEIAKHKGGFRRLLEGDRDRLPTFHGVVVQQALTEVYPEVVVAYLKALLAAQYWYTTNPLAPTLVSRWIDLDAAIVSKTLYVEGQNHAEGIFFPETQIRLDWINEHIRQLTMITGNEHLSQINLDRWVQAEFLEKAMATL, from the coding sequence GTGGAAATTTATCAGCTTAGGGTGTTTTTAGAAGTTGCGAAATACTTAAGTTTTACTGAGGCAGCAGATGCCCTGAATTTAACGCAACCAGCTGTTAGTGCCAAAATTCGATCGCTCGAAGCAGAATTAAAAACGTCTCTGTTTCATCGATTGGGACGACGAGTTGAGCTTACTTTAGTGGGACAATATTTGCTGGATAAAGGCCCGGAATTAGTTAATTTAGAAGCGCGGTTAACCCAAGAAATAGAAGAAATTAAGCGAGGAAAATTAAGCAGCTTAAAGGTTGGCTGCATTTCAGCAACAGCCGATCATTGGTTGCCAACCCTACTCTTTCGCTATCGTCAGCAATACCCGCAAGTGCAAACACAATGCGTGCAATTTAATTGGCCCGATCAGCTACATCGCGCAATTACTTCTGGAGAAATTGATGTGGCAATTTCCGATCTTAGTTTCTCTGGATTTGATGAAATTTCCGAGACAATTATTGATACGATTCAATATTCTCTTGTTGTTTCTGCAAGTCATCCTCTGGTAAAGCAATCGTGGTTAAGTTTAAAAGAATTGCGAAATCAACCTTGGGTTTTACCACCGGAAGGCTTTCCAAATCGAATTATTTTAGATAAGCGATTAGAAGAACTGGGGATTAATTGGTCGAGTTTCTCTAAAGTTGAGGTTGCTGATTCTCCGAATTTAATCCGAACTTACTTACTCGAAGGGTATTATCTTAGTTTTGCTTCTAATCTAGAGTTTCAGATCGAACAGCAAACGAATCTGCTCAAAATGATGCCGTTGGAAGAGTTTGCTTTGGGTACACCGCTGTTTTTACTTTTACCCAAACGATTCAGTGCTTGCTTGGAGTCTTGCCATCAACCCAGTTTGAATAAGAATCAGGAACTCGAACCGATTCAGAACTTTGTAAAGCTGGCGCGGGAAGGAATTCAACCTTTTGGAAAGGGGATGACAAAAAATGTGCGAGGCGATCGATCGATCGCCTCGCAAACAACCAATTCCGCGCCAAACATCAATCAAAGTTCGCATCCCCTAATCACCCGATTTCAATCTCCCAGTTTCCAAGCTCGATCGCATACCGCCCAGTCAGCCACAACACCAACCAAAACATTAACGCTGACGATCGGCATCCAAAATCATACGATTCAAACTGCAACTGCTGGTCTGATTATGCAGCGATTAGGGCTGCTGGAACATTTTCTGCCCCGTGAAGGGCGTTATAGCGGCACGCAATATCAGATTCAGTGGTGGAACTATTCTTCAGGCGCACCGATCGTTGAAGGATTGCATTCAAAGCAAATCGACATTGGGGTACTGGGCGATTATCCCCTGCTGCTAAGTGCGGTACAGCAGAATATCGAGACTTTAGCCGAGACGCGCTTAATTAGCTTTGTCGCCAGCAATCCCGATGGCGCAGGTAATGATGTTATTGTGCCTCACCGATCGTTGTTAAACAGTTTTGAAGATCTTAAAGGTCGTGTGATTGCTGTACCATTTAGCTCTGCGGCTCATGGCATGATGATGCGATCGCTCTATCGCAAACAGTTGCTTGATGATGTTCGACTCACTTCGATCGACACGCTCAATCCGCATTCCGCCAACAAACGGACTCACTTAGTAGACGGTTACGCCTACTTTGCCCCCTTCCATGAAATTGCCAAGCATAAAGGAGGATTTCGACGTTTGCTTGAAGGCGATCGAGACAGGCTCCCCACCTTTCATGGCGTTGTTGTGCAGCAAGCACTAACCGAAGTCTATCCAGAAGTCGTGGTTGCTTATCTCAAGGCACTGCTAGCAGCCCAGTATTGGTACACAACGAATCCCCTTGCCCCAACCCTCGTGAGCCGTTGGATCGATTTGGATGCTGCGATCGTCTCCAAAACCCTCTATGTTGAGGGTCAAAACCATGCAGAAGGCATCTTTTTTCCAGAAACTCAAATTCGGCTCGATTGGATTAACGAGCATATTCGCCAGTTGACGATGATTACTGGCAACGAACACCTAAGCCAGATTAATCTCGATCGCTGGGTGCAAGCAGAGTTTTTAGAGAAAGCAATGGCAACGCTTTAA
- a CDS encoding ABC transporter ATP-binding protein — protein MLMQQTQQHNTTKGAVQVEGLSVTFRRRGLVNPVLESIQLQIQPGEFVCLLGPSGCGKSTLLNVIAGFVKPTEGYVMVDRVPVVRPGADRGFVFQQYSLLPWKTTFENVEFGLKIRGMAKAERTALVNDYLNRVGLYKHRNSYPSQLSGGMQQRASIVRALVNSPSVLLMDEPFAALDAQTRHMMQQLLLDIWSDLNTTVIFVTHDIEEALFLGDRICVMGVQPGRIKAEISNTLPRPRHFEDTLSSEFTQLHRQVFELIREETLKSMEAA, from the coding sequence ATGTTAATGCAGCAAACTCAGCAACACAACACAACCAAGGGTGCTGTTCAGGTAGAAGGGCTTTCCGTGACGTTTCGGCGACGAGGGCTGGTTAACCCAGTTTTAGAGTCAATTCAGCTTCAGATTCAGCCAGGTGAATTTGTCTGTTTATTGGGGCCTTCTGGATGCGGTAAATCAACCTTGCTCAACGTTATTGCAGGTTTTGTTAAGCCAACTGAAGGCTATGTCATGGTCGATCGAGTTCCGGTTGTGCGTCCGGGGGCCGATCGCGGTTTTGTGTTTCAGCAATATTCTTTGTTGCCTTGGAAAACTACCTTTGAAAACGTTGAGTTTGGTTTAAAGATTCGGGGAATGGCAAAGGCAGAGCGGACGGCTCTAGTCAATGATTACTTAAATAGAGTGGGGTTGTATAAGCATCGCAACAGCTATCCGAGTCAGCTTTCTGGAGGAATGCAGCAACGAGCGAGTATTGTTCGGGCATTGGTAAATTCACCTTCAGTATTGCTCATGGACGAACCCTTTGCGGCGTTGGATGCCCAAACTCGTCACATGATGCAACAACTTCTGCTCGATATTTGGAGCGATCTCAACACAACCGTTATCTTTGTGACTCACGATATTGAAGAAGCCCTTTTTCTGGGCGATCGGATCTGTGTGATGGGAGTCCAGCCAGGGCGCATCAAGGCTGAAATCTCGAATACTTTGCCCCGTCCCCGCCATTTTGAAGATACCTTATCTAGCGAGTTTACCCAGCTTCATCGACAAGTCTTTGAGCTAATTCGTGAGGAAACTCTCAAGAGTATGGAGGCTGCATAG